The genomic stretch NNNNNNNNNNNNNNNNNNNNNNNNNNNNNNNNNNNNNNNNNNNNNNNNNNNNNNNNNNNNNNNNNNNNNNNNNNNNNNNNNNNNNNNNNNNNNNNNNNNNNNNNNNNNNNNNNNNNNNNNNNNNNNNNNNNNNNNNNNNNNNNNNNNNNNNNNNNNNNNNNNNNNNNNNNNNNNNNNNNNNNNNNNNNNNNNNNNNNNNNNNNNNNNNNNNNNNNNNNNNNNNNNNNNNNNNNNNNNNNNNNNNNNNNNNNNNNNNNNNNNNNNNNNNNNNNNNNNNNNNNNNNNNNNNNNNNNNNNNNNNNNNNNNNNNNNNNNNNNNNNNNNNNNNNNNNNNNNNNNNNNNNNNNNNNNNNNNNNNNNNNNNNNNNNNNNNNNNNNNNNNNNNNNNNNNNNNNNNNNNNNNNNNNNNNNNNNNNNNNNNNNNNNNNNNNNNNNNNNNNNNNNNNNNNNNNNNNNNNNNNNNNNNNNNNNNNNNNNNNNNNNNNNNNNNNNNNNNNNNNNNNNNNNNNNNNNNNNNNNNNNNNNNNNNNNNNNNNNNNNNNNNNNNNNNNNNNNNNNNNNNNNNNNNNNNNNNNNNNNNNNNNNNNNNNNNNNNNNNNNNNNNNNNNNNNNNNNNNNNNNNNNNNNNNNNNNNNNNNNNNNNNNNNNNNNNNNNNNNNNNNNNNNNNNNNNNNNNNNNNNNNNNNNNNNNNNNNNNNNNNNNNNNNNNNNNNNNNNNNNNNNNNNNNNNNNNNNNNNNNNNNNNNNNNNNNNNNNNNNNNNNNNNNNNNNNNNNNNNNNNNNNNNNNNNNNNNNNNNNNNNNNNNNNNNNNNNNNNNNNNNNNNNNNNNNNNNNNNNNNNNNNNNNNNNNNNNNNNNNNNNNNNNNNNNNNNNNNNNNNNNNNNNNNNNNNNNNNNNNNNNNNNNNNNNNNNNNNNNNNNNNNNNNNNNNNNNNNNNNNNNNNNNNNNNNNNNNNNNNNNNNNNNNNNNNNNNNNNNNNNNNNNNNNNNNNNNNNNNNNNNNNNNNNNNNNNNNNNNNNNNNNNNNNNNNNNNNNNNNNNNNNNNNNNNNNNNNNNNNNNNNNNNNNNNNNNNNNNNNNNNNNNNNNNNNNNNNNNNNNNNNNNNNNNNNNNNNNNNNNNNNNNNNNNNNNNNNNNNNNNNNNNNNNNNNNNNNNNNNNNNNNNNNNNNNNNNNNNNNNNNNNNNNNNNNNNNNNNNNNNNNNNNNNNNNNNNNNNNNNNNNNNNNNNNNNNNNNNNNNNNNNNNNNNNNNNNNNNNNNNNNNNNNNNNNNNNNNNNNNNNNNNNNNNNNNNNNNNNNNNNNNNNNNNNNNNNNNNNNNNNNNNNNNNNNNNNNNNNNNNNNNNNNNNNNNNNNNNNNNNNNNNNNNNNNNNNNNNNNNNNNNNNNNNNNNNNNNNNNNNNNNNNNNNNNNNNNNNNNNNNNNNNNNNNNNNNNNNNNNNNNNNNNNNNNNNNNNNNNNNNNNNNNNNNNNNNNNNNNNNNNNNNNNNNNNNNNNNNNNNNNNNNNNNNNNTTAGCCATCTAACTTTTATCCAGACCTCGTTTGTTGCTTTATATATAGAAACTGAAGCCTCCTCTATACTTCTCCTACACCTGAAGCCTCCTCTATACTTCTCCTACACCACCTTGAAAACGTTATTAAAAATGGGAAACCGTCTCCCAGCCACCTCTTCCTCAGAAAAACAAAGCAAATCCTTGCCCATTGACACCATCTTCAAGTTCCCCTCTTCAATGCCCAAATGGCCATCAGGTTCTAATCAATTcatcttcttgttttctttcatttctagACATTTCAAGAAAAGTTAAAAGCATATGTGCATGGTCCACTAAGTCTCTAGTCTTCTTAGCTTATAATAGAAATTTGACCATGAAGCTACGATATGATTGTTCAATTGACTAtcttcatttggccaatttgattttatttctcCTAGATGTAGATTTGTATATATTTCCTTTTCATTACTTGACTAATGCATTTGAGCTTGAATGACAGGAGGTGGCTTTGCAAGTGATTATATTGATCTAGGTGGGCTCCAAGTGCACCAAACATCAACCTTCAACAAAGTTTGGACCATTTATGGAGGAGGACCAGATGATCTTGGTGCAACATTTTATGAGCCATCCCAAATTCCAGATGGATTTTTCATGCTCGGATCCTACAGCCAGCCTAACAATCAACCCTTTTTTGGTTGGATTCTTGTTGCAAAAGACACCTCCAGTGATCAATCATCAAGCAATGAAACTCTCAAGAAACCAACTGACTACACTCTAGTCTGGAGCAGTGAGTCCTTGAAGACCAGCCAAGATGGCCATGGCTACATTTGGTTGCCAGTAGCACCTGATGGCTACAGAGCTGTTGGCTATGTCGTGACCGCGACACCGGACAAGCCTTCTCTTGATAAAGTCCGATGTGTTATCTCTGAACTCACTGATAAATGTGAATCTGAAAACTGGATTTGGGGCCAAGGCAAAACAAGCAGTGCTAGTGATTTCAATGTGTACAGTTCAAGGCCTAGTGGTAGAGGGATACAAGCGCAAGGCGTCGGTGTTAATACGTTCATAGTCAAGAATGGATCAGATGATAATTCTTCTTCAACAACCATAGCTTGTTTGAAGAATAACAACTTCAGCAATTTTTCATCCATGCCTAATTTGCAACAGGTTGAAGCACTATTCCAGGCATATTCTCCTTGGTTGTTCTTTCACCCCAAGGAAACTTACCTTCCCTCATCAGTCAATTGGTATTTTGAGAACGGTGCATTATTGTATACCAAGGGAGAGGAGCCAAATCCTGTTGCCATCCAATATAATGGTGCCAACCTTCCCCAAGGCGAATCCAATGATGGAGCATACTGGCTGGACCTACCTGTTGACAAAAACGCCAAAGAAAGAGTCAAGAAAGGAGATTTACAAAGTGCTGAGGTGTATCTCCAGATTAAACCTATGTTAGGTGCAACATTTACAGACAttgcaatttggattttttACCCATTTAATGGTCCTGGAACGGCTAAACTCGGAATAATCGACATCCCATTAGGCCGAACTGGCGAACATATTGGAGATTGGGAGCATTTGACACTAAGAATCAGCAATTTCAATGGGATTTTGTACAAAGTTTATTTTTCAGAACATAGCAAAGGAATATGGGTAGATGCACCACTACTTGAGTTCCATGATGGTACTAATAAACCAGTCGCATATTCGGCATTGAGTGGCCATCCAAACTATCCAAAACCAGGGCTTGTTTTGCAAGGGGCAGGTGATGTTGGAATAAGAAATGATGCAGCAAAGAGTGACAAGTTTTTGGACACAGGAGCAAAGTATTCAATAGTTTCAGCTGAGAATCTTGGCTTGGGAATTGTTGAGCCACCATGGCTGAACTATTTGAGAAAATGGGGTCCTAATATTGTTTATGAGCCTGGGGTTGAAGCTCAGAAAGTCGAAAGATTGTTGCCTCAAAATCTAAAACCTGCATTTGCCAGATTGGTGAAGATATTGCCTAACGAATTTTATGGGGAGGATGGTCCTACTGGTCCAAAGGTGAAAGGTAGTTGGAGTGGGGATGAAGGATCGTAAAAGAAGGCCAATTAAAGACTTAGAGCCCACATTTCAAAGTATCGCAATGCCATTAAAATGAGATGCTTTCAGTATTTCCTTTGTTATTGCAATATTGATTCTTCATTGGAAATATCCGTTCTTTTTATGTTTGGCTTGTAATTTGTTGGACAAATAAATGATAAGAAATACTTTTAcgtatttttcttttcaaaattgtgACTAAATTAAGCGAAATGTTTTCCAAATGAAAgaactttttcttcttcttaccTTCGttagtattaaaaaaaaaacagaaattaTGCAAACATTATACTCTGCAGTTACATTAGGAGCCTTGTTTTTTCACATTCTTCTAACTAATTTGCCACTCCATTGTCCAATCTTCATCAAATTAACACAGAAGTTTATGAGggtgaaataataaaaatactaataattattgtaattcgTAAACtcgtcaaaattttatattatttcaacTGTCAGCCTCTTACTGGTCgatgaagtttttatttttatttttttggataaCAGAAGACTAAGTTTGCATTACTTCAAATACTTCAAATGGTAGACTCGTCACAAAGAGTGCATGTAAAAAAGTATTTATTCCTGCCCATTTTTTGCTAAGCATAtaaccaaaaagaaaatttatatgctcaaaaaattataacattttatatcaaatttgaatttggCAGGACAATATACATCCCATACTTGAAATTccatttgtttggattgtagttATTcgcagaaaaatttttatatttttcgtgaacacatttCTCAATCGCCATTTTgcttcacatatatcaaattgctaTACTAtctttttctacaaaaactcctAAATATAATAATCCAAAAAGGAACTCAAAAAGTCTACGTACAAATACATTTCAGTGAAGTCTAGCCAGTAGCAGCCATTGACCATCCAATGTGGCCATTGGCTCTCAGAAGAGACATGCCTAACTATTTTAAAATTGCAAATTAATTGTGATGATACTGAAATTTGCCTGGAtactcaaatttttttttttttttttttcagttgggGGTATTCGGGACCACCCGACTAGTCCCACCAACCCTAAGGAGAGCGGGTCCCACCGATCCCCAGGAAGTTACCACGAGCCGCCCAAGCTTTGAATCGAACCCAGGACCGGCGCCTTAACTAAGGAACGCGAAGTCCGCCCAAGCAACCCGCGGGGGGATGGATACTCAAATTGAAAGAATAAATCGTGTAAGTCAGTGGTGATCCACGTGGGACAAGTATTCTCATCTTCATTATCGTATTGGTTTttttaattcttgatttattaatttttattctCTTTCAGTAGCAGTTAAGCTACCTCTAGAATAATAAATTGCTAGAAGAATTGTAAGTATACATTGGTAATGAACAATAGAAAACAATAAAAGTATGACttatttaatgaaaaataaacaataaacagtagAGCTCTGAATAAATACAAGGGAATACTCAGTCAATAGTTGaataaaaatatagaaaaaaggCAGTCACTGAATAGCAGCCACATTTTGTGAGTTCTAGTCCCACATCGGGGAAGGGGTTGGGGTTTGCTGGGTAGATAAGTCTCCTGGGGCTGCtccaagagttgccggcttttggagTATGCTCTGGGGTTTAGGTTTGTTGAGTCAGTAAAAGTCAATTGACTTCTTGACAGAAAAAGAATAGCAGCCACATTTGGgtactttctttttcttatggTCCTAAACATGGTCCTTTCATAGATAACCACATTCttaattggaaaaaagaaaaaaatattgttATTGCTTATATATGCATCGAAGAGGCCATTTAATATTTATTCTATTTTTACAGGGACaatacattttatttttttcataacAAATACTTATGTTTGAGTGTTTGTAATTGcactccctttttttttttgcattgtgCATAAGTAACAACAATCCCGCATATTTCTTGGACAAGCATAGGAATACGATACTCCAAATTGTGAGTGAGAAATTAATTAATTTCACTTAACATGTGTCCCATTTAATTATCCCTTAATATGTGTGGAAAATTTTAAGTAACGAACTTTCACTTGACCTCCTAAATCTTCGACAACATTAGTAATACAATATTAAATTTCTCTTTACATCTCTTTTCTTGCCCTCATTCTTACTAGACACCACATAATCACATTCTACTTGATGTATATGGGCCACTAGAATTTTGTCCGTGCATATATTGCACGAGGTAACAATTTAATGGAAATGCGTGATATTATTTTAGTTGCATTTGGGATGTCAATGTATTTTAAAGAATTATGATCAAATggagaaatttttaaaaattaaataaacaaataattgaAGTGAATATTAATTATCTATTATTGTATAAATTTATTTTACAATGATAAGCAAAGAGGTATTTGTTGTAAATTTAGCGACTCCAAACCTAAAAGTGTAATTtcataatattaaaaatattatatttaatAAGGCTCATCAAGGCTATGAGATTCTAGCCCTAATTCAACAATTTATCTAGTTCATTTTCTTCAATTAGTTTGATGAAAAATAGCAAATTATATATCGAATCAATATTGGTTATCAATTATCTCCATTTGGCTACTTAATTTCTGC from Coffea eugenioides isolate CCC68of chromosome 8, Ceug_1.0, whole genome shotgun sequence encodes the following:
- the LOC113780095 gene encoding uncharacterized protein LOC113780095 → MGNRLPATSSSEKQSKSLPIDTIFKFPSSMPKWPSGGGFASDYIDLGGLQVHQTSTFNKVWTIYGGGPDDLGATFYEPSQIPDGFFMLGSYSQPNNQPFFGWILVAKDTSSDQSSSNETLKKPTDYTLVWSSESLKTSQDGHGYIWLPVAPDGYRAVGYVVTATPDKPSLDKVRCVISELTDKCESENWIWGQGKTSSASDFNVYSSRPSGRGIQAQGVGVNTFIVKNGSDDNSSSTTIACLKNNNFSNFSSMPNLQQVEALFQAYSPWLFFHPKETYLPSSVNWYFENGALLYTKGEEPNPVAIQYNGANLPQGESNDGAYWLDLPVDKNAKERVKKGDLQSAEVYLQIKPMLGATFTDIAIWIFYPFNGPGTAKLGIIDIPLGRTGEHIGDWEHLTLRISNFNGILYKVYFSEHSKGIWVDAPLLEFHDGTNKPVAYSALSGHPNYPKPGLVLQGAGDVGIRNDAAKSDKFLDTGAKYSIVSAENLGLGIVEPPWLNYLRKWGPNIVYEPGVEAQKVERLLPQNLKPAFARLVKILPNEFYGEDGPTGPKVKGSWSGDEGS